In Flavobacterium sp. 83, the genomic window AAGGAAATTGAACGAGACTATAATTTTTTGAAAGGTTGCTAGTAGATCCTTTGCCATTAAACTTTACTACAGCAAATCGATTTTCATCTTTAAATTCGTAGATAACCCAAAATAATAATGACAACAGCAATATTAGCAGCACAATGGCTATCCCGCTAAACTGTTTTGGTTCATTACTTACACGACTTTTAAAGTTATCCATAACGTAGTGGTTTAATCATTTATAGTTTGGTTAGCAACATAGAAAACAGGTATTGTTCCTTATTTTCTTTTGGTAATTACTGCAAAAACGGAATAAAATAAAACTGGGCTACTGAAATTGGTATTGCTTAAAAATGAGTGACAAAAAACAATGAAGTATTAATACCTATTATTTTTTACATAATTGATTTAAACCACAAGTTAGTCGGATTTATAATGTTGTCTAACTCGTAAATAATAATAAGATTATGGGGATAGTATAGGATATTAAAATTGTGAAATCCTTAACTGAAGCTAAAGTAAAAATAATTTTTGATTTTAACAACTGAAAATCAGTATATTATAAAATAAAATATAGAAATGCGTTTATCTTGAAGCAAATGTCATTTTGAATTGCTTAAACAGGATTGGTTTTAGATGTGATTTAATTTACTGAGAATACAGTAATTTTACCCGGTTTAAATCTATGGGTTTGTTCAAAGGGATTTCCAGAAAATAGTCCAATTGCCATTTCTGGGTTTTTTGAGCCTGCTTGCTTGTTGTGATGTCCCAAGGTGGATATACCCTGATGGCTCGTTTCCCTTCTTTCAAATCAGTAGTAAGGATTCCTTGTTGGATAAGTACTGATTTAGGAAATACAAACTGACCAAAATGATCCCCGTTTCGAGTATTGATAATAAATAAATCGATGTCATCTGAAAGGTCAAAAGGTTGAATAGGCCCTTTTGTTATTCTTTTCCATACCGTGACAAATTGACCCACTTTTGTAGGTGTAGTTTTTGCCACACGAAATAGTGTTTTTAATCCATTAAGTTCAAATTGATACGCACCATAATCCTTACTTTCTTTTTCCAGTACTGGGTTTGTAAGTTCAAAACTGCAGGGATCAAAAACAAAGGTTTTGGTTTCTAGAAGAACGGTAGGAGTTGAAGTTTCGGACATTACTTTTGTAAATTTAGTTTTTTTAGAAATAATAAAAAGGTACGAATTACGCATAGCTTTTAGTACTATTTGCTCACTTTTGAGGATGCAATTTGCAAAGAGGTGCTAACTATTATGGTATATCAGCGTGATCTGGGTTGGGATATTCTTATTTGTATTTTAGTTCATTTTCCTTTACCCTGAATGCAACAATTTTCTGAATCAAGTCAAACGGGATTGGTTTGTCAAGAGGAAATTGAACAGAACCTTTTCCTTGTTTATAATTTGAAAGTTCAACACTAAACGCAGTATGTCCTGTTGGTGTTGCATAAAATCCAATGTGATTTTTGAATCCTGAAAAATAAACTAAAGGTTTTCCATTTGTTTTGTATGCAGGCATGCCATAAGCAATACTTTCTACCGCTTTTGGAGCATTTTCGAGAATAACTTCGCGAACTTTCCCCAAAAGGGATTGAGTCTCTTTTGGGAATGATTTAATGTATGCGTCAACAGATTTATAATCAATATTCATATTTTTCTCGATCCTGTTCGTACTTACTGTTAATGGATTTCTGATTAGTTGGTGTTAAGGATTTTGCTGAAGATTGGTTAACGTTCCGCCATATTGTTCAAGTAGCGAATTGTTAGTACAAGTGCTAATTAGATACACAAAAGCTGGTTTAACAACAAAAGTGTCATAGAAGTGAATCTCTCATTTTTTGCTAAACTGCAGTTAGAGGTTCGCTGTTTTTGAATTATATTTTTCCGTTATATTTAGGGTCAAAGTCAACCATCCATTCAATACCAAATTTGTCTCTAAACATCCCAAAATAGGATCCCCATGGACTGTCGCTAATAGGCATTTCAATGCTTCCACCTTCGGAAAGTCCGTTAAATAATTTGTCTGCTTCTTCTCGGCTTTCGGCACTAATTGATATTTTAGACCTGTTTTCGTTTTCATTTACTCGTCCCATACTTTCTGGAACGTCATTGGCCATTAAAACGTTTTTGCCAATAGGCAAAGCAATATGCATTATTTTATTTGCTTCTTTTTCTGCAAATGGATATTCAGGACTTGGCATGTCTTTGAAACGCAAAATATTTGCAAACTCTCCGCCAAAAACTGATTTGTAAAAATTGAATGCTTCTTCGGCGTTTCCGTTGAAATTAATGTGTGGATTGATAAGTGCCATAATTCATATTTTTAAGTTGTTTTTTTTATTTAAATATTTGATTAATAATAGGATAAGATTATTCTAAACGTTTAGCAACTTGTGATAGCGGCGTTATTGAATCACCAACTATTTCAAATATAATCAAAATTTTCATTAGTGAATTCTTTTCTGATAAAACCATAATCCACCATTATTAGAAACGGTTGTTAGCGATAATAGTTTTCAATTGTAACTAAGTCTGTATTCAATTGGTGTTAAATTGGTTTTACTTTTAAACAGTTTACTAAAAGACTGTGGATATTCAAAACACAATTCCCTCTAAAAGCTAATTTTACGGGTAAGGGCACTTATGTAAAAGTGAAGAAAAACACTCAAAAAACAAGCTAAAACCACTCCAAAAAAAGAGGACACTAAATCCTCTAATAATTCTTTCTTAAAACTTTACGATAACTCCATAGTACCTGCCAGTGACCGGTTCCGTTCAACAGGAGTTTCATTGTTCGTGCTACGCAGGCAACGAAAATCTAGCTGTTGGTGGCTGTGTTTTTTCATTCAGTTATTTCAAATATTTTATCGAATTTTCTTTTCAGGTTTCTATTTTGACATTTTATGTGCAGTTTCGAAACGATGGAAATAAAAACTATGAATAAATTAAATATAACATATATTTCAATTGGTGGTTTTGCTTGAAAATAAAAAATGGAATTAAACATAATTAGCGCAATAATTGGAAAGTATTTTACCCATGCAACTCTTAATTTGCCAACAGGTTCTAAACTATAATTCACTGTGAAATTTTTTTCAGTATTCTTATATGTTCCTTTCAGAAAATATAAACTCGGAAAAAAATTAGAATTTTTTATTAATTCAAAAGTCAAATTGTCAAATTTTCCATAAAAGAATTTCGAATTATCATTAGAAAAAATTGACAGTATTCCCCAATATATTTTTAGTTTTGGAGAGCCAATTTTCGTGTTGTCCTTTAATCTATTTCTAAATTCAGTTATATCTATTTTTGACTACATTTCTGGTTTTTTTGTCTTCTGCGGTAACATTGCCACCAACGTCAGTATGTGAAAAAACTTCGGTTTGGTTGATAACAAATATAGGGATTAGCTTGTACAAAAAGAAGATTTTTCGTATTTTTAGTAATGCAACATATTCAAGGAATTTCACGTAATCAGCTGCGCATTTCTAGTTTAGAAGACGCAATTTCCAGCGACAATCAAGTTCGCTTTATCGATGCTTTTGTAAATACCATCTCCATTTTAAGACTTGGATTTAGTCTGCAAACCCTTAAAAAAGAAGGACGCCCGAGTTACCAAACGCCGGTATTTTTAAAAATCTATTTGTATGGCTATCTTAATGGAATAAGAAGTAGTCGGAAATTAGAAAAAGAATGTTTTAGAAACCTAGAGATGCAATGGCTTTTAGAGGGGATTTGTCCGAACTACCATAGCATTTCTGATTTCAGAAAAAACAATCCTGTAGCCCTAAAGAACTTATTCAAACTCTTTGTTTGCTTCTTGAAAGATATCGATTTGATAGGAGCAGAAACCATCGCGATTGATGGTACAAAAAGCCGGGCGCATAATAGTAAGAAAGCGAATTTCAATCAAAAGAAAATCGATAAACACCTAGAATATATCGAGAATAAAACCCAAGAGTACCTGACTGCATTACAGGAAAATGATGTACAAGAAAATCCTGTTATAATTCAAAATATCCAAGAAAAAATAGAACGCTTAAAAGGGAATAAACTGCGATATGAACTCTTGGAAGAAAAACTAAAGGCCAGCGGCGAACCGCAAATAAGTACTACCGATAGTGATGCTAGGGCTTTATTAGTACAAGGACAAGTAGTTGAGATATCGTTTAATATCCAAGCTGCCGTGGATGCTAAGCACAATCTGGTAGTAGCCACGCACACGATCAACCGTAACGACAGGAATGCCTTGTCAGCAATAGCTTTGGAAGCCAAAGAGAATCTAGGGATTGCAACGTACAGCGCTTTGGTGGACAAAGGCTATCACAACGGAAAACAAATCGAGATCTGTCAGCAAGCTAATATTACGACCATTGTAGCCCAGCCCAATCAAGGGAAAAGCAACGAAAACGGCACCCAGCCGGATTATTTGGTAGCCAATTTTCAATATGATAAAAATACCGATACCTATACTTGTCCACAAGGCGAAACATTGCATACCACAGGGAATTGGCACAAGAAAAGCAGTTCAAAAGACGGATATAATTTTAAAAAATACCGAACGTCAAAATGCAAAGAATGCGCGGTGAAACATCTTTGTACGAGTCGGTCAGGAGGCCGAGAAATTGATCGAGGTCAATATGCTGATGCTGTAGAAGAAAACAACAAACGCTATCGAGAGAATCCCCAATTGTATCGCAAGCGACAAGAGATTAACGAGCACATCTTTGGGACCATCAAGCGACAATGGGGTTACAACCACACCAACTTAACGGGACTAGAAAAAGTAAATGGAGAACACAGCCTGATTATGCTGGTGTATAACATCAAGCGGAGCATCAATATACTGGGCGTTCCTGATTTGATAGCCAAACTCCACAAATGGAACTCACCCTACAAGGCAAAAGTCTTGTTTTTGCTAAAAACGGAGCATTTAAAGCTGAAATTAGACTTTGTTTTCTGCCACACTAAATTGATAGCGTAAAAACTAGTCTGCTGTAAAAGACTTAATTTGGGTCGTAGCAATAGAAAAATAGAGAAATTTTAAAGGGAAAAGGAGGTTTTTTCACAGCCTGACGTTCCGGCGCTTGGCGAAGAAGCGGATTTCGAAGCCCTAAACTTTCTGCCAGCACTGAACTTGATACGAAGGAGAAGGCTTCATTTAAGCACTGAACCCGCTTTTTTGCCAAACGCCTGTTAGCGGTTCGGGCTTCTTCTTCGGTCGTCAAATTCACTTTCTGTATATTCATATTCAGTCTGTTAAATTTACTCCAAGTCTGTTGGCAAGTCCTTTAACGTATTCTTTATGTCCGTTTTTAATTTCAATGTTGTCATAGTACTCTTGAAATAATTTCTCTGCTTTTGTTCTGTTCCGAAGAAGTTCAATAAGTGCCACGTCTAATTTTGCTCTAGGCGAACCAACTTCAGAAGTTCCTAAGTTTTTGCAAATCTTATCTCTATTCTCGAAGTTGTCAAGCCAATCAAGTCCGTGTGAACTCAGTCCGTCAATAACTTCCTTCGCTGTTTTATTGTTGTCGTCTGAAATTGTCCACCAATGGTCTTGTTTAATAGTCAAATGTGGTAGTCGTTCTCTAATTTGGCAGTCATAGTCTTGATAAATGTCTTTGGGTTTGTTATGATTTTCAAGTTCATAAATTTCTTTTACCATTACTCCTAAATTGACTGTAAATTTTCCATACAAGTTTTCCCTAAATCCCGGGATTACATACTTGTCGCCAAATTCGTATCTACCACTTTGAATGTTGATTACTTGATAAATTCCGTCTTCTGTTTGTTTGTTAAATGTCCGTCCTTTTTTCTTAAACCCTAATGGCTTCAAGAATAGATAAATTTCTTTTTGTATGCTGTCCAAATGAGTTTTTAGCTCGACCTTATTTGTCAAATTTTGGTTGTCTGATTTTTCGTCAGCCATTTTTGGTTTGTTTTTTAAAAAGTCAAAAATTCCCATTTGTCAACTGTTTTTCTTTTGCTGTGTCGCCTTTTAGCCTGACCGCTAACGTCAGTCTGTGAAAAAACTTCGGTTTGGTTGATAACAAATATAGGGATTAGCTTGTACAAAAAGAAGATTTTTCGTATTTTTAGTAATGCAACATATTCAAGGAATTTCACGTAATCAGCTGCGCATTTCTAGTTTAGAAGACGCAATTTCCAGCGACAATCAAGT contains:
- a CDS encoding MepB family protein is translated as MSETSTPTVLLETKTFVFDPCSFELTNPVLEKESKDYGAYQFELNGLKTLFRVAKTTPTKVGQFVTVWKRITKGPIQPFDLSDDIDLFIINTRNGDHFGQFVFPKSVLIQQGILTTDLKEGKRAIRVYPPWDITTSKQAQKTQKWQLDYFLEIPLNKPIDLNRVKLLYSQ
- a CDS encoding iron chaperone; translated protein: MNIDYKSVDAYIKSFPKETQSLLGKVREVILENAPKAVESIAYGMPAYKTNGKPLVYFSGFKNHIGFYATPTGHTAFSVELSNYKQGKGSVQFPLDKPIPFDLIQKIVAFRVKENELKYK
- a CDS encoding VOC family protein; this encodes MALINPHINFNGNAEEAFNFYKSVFGGEFANILRFKDMPSPEYPFAEKEANKIMHIALPIGKNVLMANDVPESMGRVNENENRSKISISAESREEADKLFNGLSEGGSIEMPISDSPWGSYFGMFRDKFGIEWMVDFDPKYNGKI
- a CDS encoding IS1182 family transposase, producing MQHIQGISRNQLRISSLEDAISSDNQVRFIDAFVNTISILRLGFSLQTLKKEGRPSYQTPVFLKIYLYGYLNGIRSSRKLEKECFRNLEMQWLLEGICPNYHSISDFRKNNPVALKNLFKLFVCFLKDIDLIGAETIAIDGTKSRAHNSKKANFNQKKIDKHLEYIENKTQEYLTALQENDVQENPVIIQNIQEKIERLKGNKLRYELLEEKLKASGEPQISTTDSDARALLVQGQVVEISFNIQAAVDAKHNLVVATHTINRNDRNALSAIALEAKENLGIATYSALVDKGYHNGKQIEICQQANITTIVAQPNQGKSNENGTQPDYLVANFQYDKNTDTYTCPQGETLHTTGNWHKKSSSKDGYNFKKYRTSKCKECAVKHLCTSRSGGREIDRGQYADAVEENNKRYRENPQLYRKRQEINEHIFGTIKRQWGYNHTNLTGLEKVNGEHSLIMLVYNIKRSINILGVPDLIAKLHKWNSPYKAKVLFLLKTEHLKLKLDFVFCHTKLIA
- a CDS encoding DUF4304 domain-containing protein translates to MADEKSDNQNLTNKVELKTHLDSIQKEIYLFLKPLGFKKKGRTFNKQTEDGIYQVINIQSGRYEFGDKYVIPGFRENLYGKFTVNLGVMVKEIYELENHNKPKDIYQDYDCQIRERLPHLTIKQDHWWTISDDNNKTAKEVIDGLSSHGLDWLDNFENRDKICKNLGTSEVGSPRAKLDVALIELLRNRTKAEKLFQEYYDNIEIKNGHKEYVKGLANRLGVNLTD